Proteins encoded together in one Pseudomonas arsenicoxydans window:
- a CDS encoding chorismate--pyruvate lyase family protein, whose amino-acid sequence MPHSKFPSTTPLWLPHSQLTPLPDTSTLDWLFDEGSLTRRLIRLSNDAFSVTPLFEGWQPLRADECAALELDEGSEGWVREVYLRGHGEAWVFARSVAARSALQGDGLHMDELGSRSLGELLFCDQAFQRRAIEVCHYPQEWLPMEARAPELWGRRSRFDRGALSVLVAEIFLPTLWLATRAHPENC is encoded by the coding sequence GTGCCGCACTCAAAATTCCCCTCCACGACCCCGTTATGGCTCCCTCACAGCCAACTGACGCCCCTCCCCGACACGTCTACCCTCGACTGGTTGTTTGACGAAGGCTCGCTGACCCGACGGCTGATCCGTTTGTCGAATGATGCTTTCAGTGTCACGCCGCTGTTTGAAGGCTGGCAACCACTGCGCGCCGACGAATGTGCCGCGCTGGAACTGGACGAAGGCAGTGAAGGCTGGGTGCGCGAGGTGTATTTGCGTGGCCACGGCGAAGCGTGGGTGTTTGCCCGCAGCGTGGCGGCGCGCAGTGCGCTGCAGGGCGATGGCTTGCACATGGACGAATTGGGCAGTCGCTCGTTGGGTGAGTTGCTGTTTTGCGATCAAGCGTTCCAGCGTCGGGCTATCGAGGTTTGCCACTATCCTCAGGAATGGCTGCCGATGGAGGCTCGCGCTCCTGAGCTGTGGGGCCGCCGCTCGCGGTTCGACCGCGGTGCCTTGAGCGTGCTGGTAGCCGAGATTTTCTTGCCGACCTTGTGGCTCGCCACCCGCGCCCATCCGGAGAATTGCTGA
- a CDS encoding rubredoxin, giving the protein MKKWQCVVCGLIYNEADGWPDDGIAPGTLWQDVPEDWLCPDCGVGKMDFEMIEIN; this is encoded by the coding sequence ATGAAAAAGTGGCAATGTGTGGTCTGCGGCCTGATTTATAACGAAGCCGACGGCTGGCCGGACGACGGCATTGCGCCGGGCACCCTGTGGCAAGACGTGCCGGAAGACTGGCTGTGCCCGGACTGCGGCGTAGGCAAGATGGATTTTGAAATGATCGAAATCAACTAA
- a CDS encoding NAD(P)/FAD-dependent oxidoreductase, with translation MNAPVVIVGTGLAGYNLAREFRKLDGETPLLLITADDGRSYSKPMLSTGFGKNKDADGLSMAEPGAMAEQLKAEVRTHTRISGIDPGHKRLWIGEESVIYRDLILAWGAETVRVPIEGDAADAVFPINDLEDYARFRAAAAGKRRVLLLGAGLIGCEFANDLILGGYEVQLVAPCEQVMPTLLHPAAAAAVQAGLESLGARFHLGPVLNRLQRVDDGLEAHLSDGQVIPCDVVVSAIGLRPRIDLAAAAGVQVNRGVVVDRHLKTSHANIYALGDCAEVDGLNLLYVMPLMSCARALAQTLAGNPTAVNYGPMPITVKTPVCPLVVSPPPRGVEGVWTVEGQGADVKVLCRDSSGKLLGYALTGAAVMEKLALNKELPALLA, from the coding sequence ATGAACGCACCTGTCGTGATCGTCGGCACCGGGCTGGCCGGCTACAACCTGGCCCGGGAGTTTCGCAAACTCGATGGCGAAACCCCGCTGCTGCTGATTACCGCCGATGACGGGCGCTCCTACTCCAAACCGATGCTCTCCACCGGTTTCGGCAAGAACAAAGACGCCGATGGCCTGAGCATGGCCGAACCTGGCGCGATGGCCGAGCAACTGAAGGCCGAAGTGCGTACTCACACGCGCATCAGCGGTATCGATCCTGGCCACAAACGCTTGTGGATCGGCGAAGAGTCGGTGATTTACCGCGACTTGATCCTGGCCTGGGGCGCGGAAACCGTGCGAGTGCCGATCGAAGGGGACGCCGCCGACGCCGTTTTCCCGATCAACGATCTGGAAGATTACGCGCGCTTTCGTGCAGCCGCGGCCGGTAAACGTCGGGTGCTGTTGCTGGGTGCCGGGTTGATTGGTTGTGAATTCGCCAATGACTTGATCCTGGGCGGTTACGAGGTGCAACTGGTTGCACCGTGCGAACAAGTCATGCCGACCTTGCTGCACCCGGCGGCGGCCGCAGCGGTTCAGGCTGGGCTGGAAAGCCTGGGCGCACGCTTCCACCTGGGGCCGGTGCTCAATCGCTTGCAGCGTGTGGATGATGGCCTGGAGGCGCATTTGTCCGATGGTCAGGTGATTCCTTGCGATGTGGTGGTGTCGGCCATTGGCCTGCGTCCGCGTATCGACCTGGCGGCAGCAGCCGGCGTGCAGGTCAACCGTGGCGTGGTGGTCGACCGTCACCTGAAAACGTCTCACGCCAATATCTACGCCCTGGGCGATTGTGCCGAGGTCGATGGGCTGAATCTGCTGTACGTCATGCCCCTGATGAGCTGTGCGAGAGCGCTGGCGCAAACCCTCGCCGGAAACCCTACCGCTGTGAACTACGGCCCGATGCCGATCACGGTGAAAACCCCCGTCTGCCCGTTGGTGGTTTCGCCGCCGCCACGGGGTGTGGAGGGCGTCTGGACGGTCGAAGGGCAGGGCGCCGACGTCAAGGTTTTGTGCCGCGATTCCAGCGGAAAACTGCTCGGTTATGCCCTGACAGGCGCGGCGGTGATGGAAAAACTGGCTCTCAACAAAGAGCTTCCGGCACTGCTGGCGTAA
- a CDS encoding HU family DNA-binding protein, which translates to MRKPELAAAIAEKADLTKEQANRVLNAVLEEITGALHRKDSVTLVGFGTFLQRHRGARTGKNPQTGEPVKIKASNTVAFKPGKSLKDSVNP; encoded by the coding sequence ATGCGTAAACCAGAACTCGCCGCTGCAATCGCTGAAAAAGCAGATCTCACCAAAGAGCAGGCAAACCGCGTTCTCAACGCCGTTCTCGAAGAAATCACCGGCGCACTTCACCGCAAAGACAGCGTCACGCTGGTGGGCTTCGGTACCTTCCTGCAACGCCACCGCGGTGCCCGTACCGGCAAAAACCCGCAAACCGGTGAGCCCGTCAAAATCAAGGCCAGCAACACAGTTGCGTTCAAGCCAGGCAAATCGTTGAAAGATAGCGTTAATCCATAA
- the tssA gene encoding type VI secretion system protein TssA yields the protein MSYSSKLSAHYLDLAKASVSKENFAGEDVRFSSEYEALESELGKASSMHESGQIDWLKIRENSESLLRTQSKDLRVGAWLTWALYQRESFQGLLAGLGLLHYLCESHWAEVHPNKARTRAAAISWLVPRLEQVLTENIAIKEQLPMFRRLVEHLEGLDAACTEHLGDDAPLLLPISRRLKNMVQRAADNQPEPGVVGAAVAQVKQAATQLFTPGAPIDNEKEAHKALRAQQESARPLCAWWLKQKATDLRALRLNRTLLWLPIDAVPERNAEQITVLRGLPADKLKSYQDRYDQAKYADLLVELEASLAKAPFWFDGQRMVWECLQGLNAEMAMREVEIHFALLIQRLPGIIELRFHDGAPFADPATRAWISAHVMPHLQSASAPRKVEVADTQPAWEVALEEVLPILRKDGLKAAVQILKQGLQSAQGGRVRFFWQFALARLCFMAKKYELARTQLETLDQTLQDSGLNAWEPDLALEVLHLLHSCCELLPQNHAVRERKEEIYRRLCHLDLEVVLE from the coding sequence ATGTCCTACTCAAGCAAACTTTCTGCTCATTACCTTGATCTCGCAAAAGCCTCTGTTTCCAAAGAGAATTTCGCGGGCGAGGACGTTCGTTTTTCGAGCGAATATGAGGCATTGGAAAGCGAGCTGGGCAAAGCCTCCTCAATGCACGAAAGCGGTCAGATCGACTGGCTTAAAATCCGTGAAAACAGCGAAAGCCTGCTGCGTACCCAGTCCAAGGACTTGCGGGTCGGTGCCTGGCTGACCTGGGCGTTGTACCAGCGCGAATCCTTTCAAGGACTACTGGCGGGCCTTGGTTTGTTGCACTATCTGTGCGAAAGCCACTGGGCCGAAGTCCACCCGAACAAGGCCCGTACCCGCGCTGCTGCGATCAGTTGGCTGGTGCCGCGTCTTGAGCAGGTGTTGACCGAAAACATCGCGATCAAAGAGCAGTTGCCGATGTTCCGGCGCCTGGTCGAACACCTTGAAGGACTCGACGCTGCCTGCACCGAGCACTTGGGTGACGACGCGCCACTGCTGCTGCCGATCTCTCGCCGCCTGAAAAACATGGTGCAACGCGCCGCTGACAACCAGCCGGAACCCGGTGTGGTCGGCGCCGCAGTCGCCCAGGTCAAGCAAGCCGCCACGCAGTTGTTCACCCCTGGCGCACCGATCGATAACGAAAAAGAAGCCCACAAAGCCCTGCGCGCCCAACAGGAAAGCGCGCGGCCGTTGTGTGCCTGGTGGCTCAAGCAGAAAGCCACTGACCTGCGCGCCCTGCGCCTCAATCGCACGCTCCTGTGGCTGCCTATCGACGCTGTTCCCGAGCGCAACGCCGAACAAATCACCGTTCTGCGCGGTTTGCCCGCGGACAAGCTCAAGTCCTATCAGGATCGTTACGACCAGGCCAAGTACGCCGACCTGTTGGTGGAACTGGAGGCGAGCCTGGCGAAGGCGCCGTTCTGGTTTGACGGCCAGCGCATGGTCTGGGAGTGCCTGCAGGGCCTGAACGCCGAAATGGCCATGCGCGAAGTGGAAATCCACTTCGCGCTGTTGATTCAGCGTCTGCCTGGCATCATCGAATTGCGTTTCCATGACGGCGCACCGTTTGCCGATCCGGCGACCCGCGCCTGGATCAGCGCCCATGTCATGCCGCACCTGCAAAGCGCCAGTGCGCCGCGCAAGGTTGAAGTCGCCGACACCCAGCCAGCCTGGGAAGTGGCCCTGGAAGAAGTCCTGCCGATTTTGCGCAAGGACGGCCTCAAGGCCGCCGTGCAAATCCTCAAGCAGGGCCTGCAAAGTGCTCAAGGCGGGCGCGTACGGTTTTTCTGGCAGTTCGCCCTCGCGCGGCTGTGCTTCATGGCCAAGAAATACGAATTGGCCAGGACCCAACTCGAAACCCTCGACCAAACATTACAGGACTCAGGCCTGAACGCCTGGGAGCCCGATCTTGCGCTGGAAGTGCTGCATTTACTGCATAGCTGCTGCGAGTTGTTGCCGCAGAACCATGCCGTACGTGAACGCAAGGAAGAGATTTATCGCAGGCTGTGCCACCTCGATCTCGAAGTGGTACTCGAATAG
- the tssB gene encoding type VI secretion system contractile sheath small subunit: MAKEGSVAPKERINVTFKPATGGAQEEIELPLKLLAIGDYTHRKDERKVEDRKPISIDKTTFDEVLAKQELSLTLNVPNRLQEEGSTEELGVQLRVNSMKDFNPASLVEQVPELKKLMELRDALVALKGPLGNAPAFRKAIEGVLADDESRGRVLGELGLNAAAQDAPQNV; the protein is encoded by the coding sequence ATGGCCAAAGAAGGCTCGGTAGCCCCCAAGGAACGCATCAACGTCACGTTCAAACCTGCCACCGGTGGTGCACAGGAAGAGATCGAACTGCCGTTGAAACTACTGGCAATCGGTGACTACACCCACCGCAAGGACGAACGCAAAGTCGAAGATCGCAAGCCGATCAGCATCGACAAGACAACCTTCGACGAAGTGCTGGCCAAGCAAGAGCTGAGCCTGACGTTGAACGTGCCGAACCGTCTTCAGGAAGAGGGCAGCACTGAAGAGTTGGGCGTGCAACTGCGCGTCAACTCGATGAAGGACTTCAACCCGGCCAGCCTGGTCGAGCAAGTGCCTGAGCTGAAAAAACTGATGGAACTGCGCGACGCGCTGGTGGCCCTCAAAGGCCCGTTGGGTAACGCGCCTGCGTTCCGCAAAGCCATCGAAGGCGTTCTCGCCGACGACGAATCCCGCGGTCGCGTACTGGGTGAGCTGGGCCTGAACGCCGCAGCCCAGGACGCCCCCCAGAACGTCTGA
- the tssC gene encoding type VI secretion system contractile sheath large subunit, with the protein MSTSAAQQKSKENGEYSILDSIIAETRLTPDDEAYDIAKRGVSAFIEELLKPQNNGEPVKKAMVDRMIAEIDAKLSRQMDEILHHPDFQSLESSWRGLQLLVDRTNFRENIKIEILNVSKDDLLDDFEDSPEVMQSGLYKHIYTAEYGQFGGQPVGAIIANYFMSPSSPDVKLMQYVSSVACMSHAPFIAAAGPKFFGLESFTGLPDLKDLKDHFEGPQFAKWQSFRESEDSRYVGLTVPRFLLRNPYDPEENPVKSFVYKETVANSHEHYLWGNTAYAFGTKLTDSFAKFRWCPNIIGPQSGGAVEDLPLHHFESMGEIETKIPTEVLVSDRREYELAEEGFISLTMRKGSDNAAFFSASSVQKPKFFGISAEGKAAELNYKLGTQLPYMMIVNRLAHYLKVLQREQLGSWKERTDLELELNKWIRQYVADQENPSAEVRGRRPLRAAQIIVSDVEGEPGWYRVSLNVRPHFKYMGADFTLSLVGKLDKE; encoded by the coding sequence ATGAGCACGAGTGCAGCGCAGCAAAAAAGTAAAGAGAATGGCGAATACAGCATTCTCGACAGCATCATCGCCGAAACCCGCCTGACGCCGGACGACGAAGCCTACGACATCGCCAAGCGCGGTGTGTCGGCCTTCATCGAAGAGCTGCTCAAGCCGCAGAACAACGGTGAGCCGGTCAAGAAGGCAATGGTTGATCGCATGATCGCCGAGATCGACGCCAAGCTCAGCCGCCAGATGGACGAAATCCTTCACCACCCGGACTTCCAGTCCCTGGAATCGTCGTGGCGTGGTCTGCAGTTGCTGGTCGACCGCACCAACTTCCGCGAAAACATCAAGATCGAAATCCTCAACGTCTCCAAGGACGATCTGCTGGACGACTTCGAAGATTCGCCGGAAGTGATGCAATCGGGCCTGTACAAGCACATCTACACCGCTGAATACGGTCAGTTCGGTGGTCAGCCTGTGGGCGCGATCATCGCCAACTACTTCATGTCCCCAAGCTCGCCGGACGTGAAACTGATGCAGTACGTGTCCAGCGTTGCCTGCATGTCTCACGCGCCGTTCATCGCGGCTGCCGGTCCGAAATTCTTCGGCCTGGAAAGCTTCACCGGCCTGCCAGACCTGAAGGATCTGAAAGATCACTTCGAAGGCCCGCAGTTCGCCAAATGGCAGAGCTTCCGCGAGTCGGAAGACTCCCGTTACGTCGGCCTGACCGTGCCGCGTTTCCTGCTGCGTAACCCGTACGACCCGGAAGAAAACCCGGTCAAATCGTTCGTGTACAAAGAAACCGTCGCCAACAGCCACGAGCACTACCTGTGGGGCAACACGGCCTACGCATTCGGCACCAAGCTGACCGACAGCTTCGCCAAATTCCGCTGGTGCCCGAACATCATCGGCCCGCAGAGCGGTGGCGCGGTTGAAGACCTGCCGTTGCACCACTTCGAAAGCATGGGCGAAATCGAAACCAAGATCCCTACCGAGGTTCTGGTCAGCGACCGTCGTGAATACGAACTGGCCGAGGAAGGCTTCATCTCCCTGACCATGCGCAAAGGCTCCGACAACGCGGCGTTCTTCTCCGCCAGCTCGGTGCAGAAGCCGAAATTCTTCGGCATCAGCGCAGAAGGCAAGGCTGCAGAGCTGAACTACAAGCTCGGCACCCAACTGCCGTACATGATGATCGTCAACCGCCTGGCTCACTACTTGAAAGTGCTGCAGCGCGAGCAACTCGGTTCGTGGAAAGAACGTACCGACCTCGAGCTGGAACTGAACAAGTGGATCCGCCAATACGTGGCCGACCAGGAAAACCCAAGCGCCGAAGTCCGTGGCCGTCGCCCACTGCGCGCTGCCCAGATCATCGTCAGCGATGTCGAAGGCGAGCCTGGCTGGTACCGCGTCAGCCTGAACGTGCGCCCGCACTTCAAGTACATGGGTGCCGATTTCACCCTGTCGCTGGTTGGCAAGCTGGACAAAGAGTAA
- the tssE gene encoding type VI secretion system baseplate subunit TssE, protein MTGYGSLFERLGGDAEKRVGWSREVSAMASVAAHLAKMLSTRAGSVQTLSDYGLPDLNDMRLSLHDSLSQARLAIENFIEAYEPRLSNVHVISLPRDHDQLRLSFSIEGLLEVDGFKRQVSFAARLDGSGQVKVN, encoded by the coding sequence ATGACTGGATACGGCAGCCTTTTCGAACGCCTGGGTGGCGACGCGGAAAAACGCGTCGGCTGGAGCCGTGAGGTCTCCGCCATGGCGTCCGTGGCTGCCCATCTGGCTAAGATGCTCAGCACCCGTGCGGGCAGCGTGCAAACGCTGTCCGACTACGGGCTACCCGATCTCAATGACATGCGTCTGAGCCTGCACGACTCTTTGAGTCAGGCCCGTCTGGCAATCGAAAATTTCATCGAAGCCTACGAGCCACGCTTGAGCAATGTGCATGTCATCTCCCTGCCGCGTGATCACGATCAGCTTCGTCTGTCCTTCAGCATCGAAGGCCTGCTGGAAGTTGATGGTTTCAAACGTCAGGTCAGTTTCGCCGCGCGCCTGGATGGCAGCGGTCAAGTGAAGGTCAACTAA
- a CDS encoding PAAR domain-containing protein, whose product MSGKPAARVSDPTACPLPGHGTNPIAAGSGDVFFDGLAAARQGDASACGGAMSGGLATTVLINGKPAATVDSVGTHGNKVTAGSGTVIIGNSHSPVPFVAPLPVEIQWPFNEHYVINYQDTGKPLAGVAYSFKTASGKIISGVTGADGKTQKISSSEAETYELIIEQQSEVVIG is encoded by the coding sequence ATGTCCGGTAAACCCGCAGCCCGCGTATCCGACCCCACCGCTTGCCCGCTCCCCGGCCACGGCACCAACCCGATCGCCGCTGGTTCCGGCGACGTCTTCTTCGACGGCCTCGCGGCCGCCCGCCAAGGCGATGCCTCGGCGTGTGGTGGTGCGATGTCGGGCGGGTTGGCGACGACGGTTTTGATTAATGGCAAACCGGCGGCAACGGTGGATTCCGTCGGGACTCATGGCAACAAGGTTACGGCGGGTTCCGGGACGGTGATTATCGGGAATTCGCATTCGCCGGTGCCGTTTGTGGCGCCGTTGCCGGTGGAGATTCAGTGGCCGTTTAACGAGCACTACGTGATCAATTACCAGGACACCGGGAAGCCGTTGGCTGGAGTTGCATACAGTTTCAAAACAGCCTCGGGAAAAATAATCAGTGGTGTCACAGGCGCCGACGGCAAGACGCAGAAAATTTCGTCATCGGAAGCTGAGACGTATGAGTTGATTATTGAGCAGCAATCCGAAGTTGTAATTGGATAA
- a CDS encoding DUF6402 family protein produces the protein MADTTIASSLTPASNQAGKSAVVRQFKITDIPGAMDKMKWPVAAKLMRHWFNGKPWPTTDGAMSKEVKDHDALADVNYVEDTIVKMAWLMRFEPAKAVIEELKSVWDNPAGRKNISKKVKDKYLGSTPGVYPFKFESARKVEEFGYSNNRAVKFGLIEKTDELRAALANFNVRVFPEGKLVVSVDSIQLFVERIGFYAEDAYDFNDAPEDNFSQPLGFWNFDGVANPAYAATANAGAAQMRSDIASNPYLSAEDSQAMFNEIDSARYFYITNSHFVKYRAEFGKGGDFQVLSDVHYQSIPLTVINVWNK, from the coding sequence ATGGCGGATACAACAATAGCTTCAAGTCTGACACCAGCGAGTAATCAGGCTGGTAAGTCTGCAGTTGTTCGTCAATTCAAAATCACAGATATACCTGGCGCGATGGATAAGATGAAATGGCCAGTTGCTGCGAAGCTCATGCGCCATTGGTTCAATGGCAAGCCATGGCCAACCACAGACGGCGCTATGAGCAAAGAGGTCAAAGACCACGACGCTCTTGCAGACGTCAATTATGTAGAAGATACCATCGTGAAAATGGCTTGGCTGATGCGGTTTGAACCTGCCAAGGCTGTAATTGAAGAGTTGAAGTCTGTTTGGGATAATCCTGCTGGACGAAAAAATATAAGCAAGAAAGTCAAAGATAAGTATCTTGGCTCGACTCCAGGCGTTTACCCTTTCAAGTTTGAAAGTGCAAGAAAGGTTGAAGAGTTCGGATACAGTAATAATCGAGCGGTCAAATTCGGCTTGATAGAGAAAACCGATGAGCTCCGGGCTGCGCTGGCAAATTTTAACGTTCGCGTATTTCCAGAAGGGAAGTTAGTCGTCTCTGTAGATAGCATTCAACTATTTGTTGAGCGTATCGGCTTTTATGCTGAGGATGCCTACGACTTCAATGACGCACCGGAAGATAATTTCAGTCAACCACTGGGTTTTTGGAATTTTGATGGGGTAGCCAACCCTGCCTATGCAGCCACTGCAAATGCCGGCGCGGCGCAGATGAGGTCAGACATCGCGTCGAATCCGTATCTCAGTGCCGAAGACTCTCAAGCTATGTTTAACGAAATAGACAGTGCGCGCTATTTTTATATTACGAACTCCCACTTTGTGAAGTATCGGGCTGAGTTCGGTAAGGGTGGCGACTTTCAGGTTTTATCTGATGTGCACTATCAGAGTATTCCATTAACAGTTATTAACGTTTGGAATAAATAA
- the tssF gene encoding type VI secretion system baseplate subunit TssF, which produces MSFNHYYQSELTALRQLGRRFAERSPALAPFLGQAGRDPDVERLLEGFAFLTGRLRQKLDDELPELSHSLMHLLWPNYMRPLPAFSILQFDPLKRSGPALMVERDTPVESVPIDDVRCRFRTCYPTEVLPLDLAALNYSVKGDGSLLSLRLEMSADGHLGELELSRLRLHFAGERYISQMLYLSLLRNLEGIELIPLDGAGKPINGVNGTPMAFKMPGDRVQPVGFAEEEALIPYPLNTFRGYRYLQEYFAFQDKFLFVDINGLDLLKALPEDTLKQVRGLELRFDIRKSGIMRMRPTLDNVKLYCTPVVNLFKHDALPIRLDGKQDEYLLLPAEFDLQNCGVFSVETVTGWKPGGLGYQEYVPFESFEHDPSFDVPNSRPHYSIRQRSSSLHNGLDTYLSFGIRHTEAHETLSIELMCTNQNLPKKLKLGDISQACEDTPEFLSFRNITPATPSYAPPLNRDFLWKLISNMSLNYLSLADVNALKVILETYDLPRYYDQHAEKVSKRLLGGLKSIKHQHVDRLHRGLPVRGLRTELTIDPEGYIGEGDLFVFASVLNEFFALYASLNSYHELRVKSTQGEVYQWTPRMGLQPLL; this is translated from the coding sequence ATGTCCTTTAACCACTACTACCAAAGCGAACTCACCGCACTGCGCCAGTTAGGTCGTCGTTTCGCCGAGCGTAGCCCGGCGTTGGCGCCTTTCCTGGGTCAGGCCGGGCGGGATCCGGACGTGGAGCGGTTGCTGGAAGGTTTTGCATTCCTGACCGGGCGCCTGCGCCAGAAGCTCGACGACGAGTTGCCGGAGCTGAGCCATTCGTTGATGCATCTGCTGTGGCCCAACTACATGCGGCCGCTGCCGGCGTTCAGCATTTTGCAGTTCGACCCGCTGAAGCGTTCGGGTCCTGCGTTGATGGTCGAGCGCGACACTCCAGTTGAGAGCGTGCCGATCGATGACGTGCGTTGCCGCTTTCGCACCTGCTACCCGACCGAAGTGTTGCCGCTGGATCTTGCCGCGCTGAATTACTCGGTGAAGGGCGACGGTTCGTTGTTGAGCCTGCGTCTGGAGATGAGCGCTGACGGTCACCTCGGCGAACTGGAACTGAGCCGTTTGCGTCTGCACTTCGCCGGTGAGCGCTACATCAGTCAAATGCTCTACCTGAGCCTGCTGCGCAATCTGGAAGGCATCGAACTGATCCCGCTGGATGGCGCCGGTAAACCCATCAACGGCGTCAACGGCACGCCGATGGCGTTCAAGATGCCCGGCGACCGTGTGCAGCCGGTAGGTTTTGCCGAAGAAGAAGCGTTGATCCCCTATCCGCTGAACACCTTCCGTGGCTATCGCTACCTGCAGGAATACTTCGCCTTCCAGGACAAGTTCCTCTTTGTCGATATCAACGGCCTGGACTTGCTCAAGGCGCTGCCGGAGGACACGCTCAAGCAGGTGCGTGGCCTCGAATTGCGTTTTGATATTCGCAAGAGCGGCATCATGCGCATGCGCCCGACGCTGGACAACGTGAAGCTCTACTGCACACCCGTCGTCAACTTGTTCAAGCACGACGCACTGCCGATCCGCCTCGACGGCAAGCAAGACGAATACCTGCTGCTGCCCGCCGAATTCGATCTGCAAAACTGCGGCGTGTTCTCGGTGGAAACCGTCACCGGCTGGAAGCCCGGCGGCCTCGGTTACCAGGAATACGTGCCGTTCGAATCCTTCGAGCACGATCCGAGTTTCGACGTGCCCAACAGCCGTCCGCATTACAGCATCCGCCAGCGTTCGTCTTCGTTGCACAACGGCCTCGACACCTACCTGAGCTTCGGCATCCGCCATACCGAAGCCCACGAAACCCTGTCGATCGAGCTGATGTGCACCAACCAGAACCTGCCCAAAAAACTCAAGCTCGGCGACATCAGCCAAGCGTGCGAAGACACGCCGGAGTTCCTGAGTTTCCGCAACATCACCCCGGCCACCCCAAGTTATGCGCCACCGCTGAACCGCGACTTCCTCTGGAAGCTGATCAGCAACATGTCGCTCAACTACCTGTCCCTGGCCGACGTCAATGCGTTGAAGGTGATTCTCGAAACCTACGACCTGCCGCGCTACTACGACCAACACGCAGAAAAAGTCAGTAAGCGTTTGCTGGGCGGGCTCAAGTCAATCAAGCACCAGCACGTTGATCGGTTGCACCGAGGGTTGCCGGTTCGCGGGTTGCGTACCGAGCTGACCATCGACCCGGAAGGGTATATCGGCGAGGGCGACCTGTTCGTTTTCGCCTCGGTTCTTAACGAGTTTTTCGCGCTTTACGCCAGTCTCAATTCGTACCACGAGCTGCGGGTAAAAAGCACACAGGGAGAGGTGTACCAATGGACACCACGTATGGGCCTTCAGCCGCTTCTTTAA
- the tssG gene encoding type VI secretion system baseplate subunit TssG, giving the protein MDTTYGPSAASLSGLTRGIREYSLFQAVLLVVDRLREAHPHLSQDDLYDQLEFQANPSLGFPGSDVDRVEFFHEHGQMRARLRFNLIGLVGSGSPLPAFYGEQALGDSEDGNPTRNFLDLFHHRLQRLMLPIWRKYRYRASFESGALDPFSSQLFALIGLGGEEIRKAQELNWKRLLPYLGLLSLRAHSAALIEAVLRYYFKHAELTIEQCIERRVEILDEQRNRLGRANSLLGEDLVLGEHVRDRSGKFRIHIRELDWQRFHEFLPIGFGYQPLCALVRFTLRDPLDYDIRLVLRQEEIRELRIGEQNACRLGWTSWLGREKADGVVTLGSKIH; this is encoded by the coding sequence ATGGACACCACGTATGGGCCTTCAGCCGCTTCTTTAAGCGGACTGACCCGAGGAATACGCGAGTACTCGCTGTTTCAGGCCGTGCTGCTGGTGGTTGACCGGCTGCGCGAGGCCCACCCGCACCTGAGCCAGGACGATTTGTACGACCAGCTGGAATTCCAGGCCAACCCGAGCCTGGGTTTTCCGGGCAGCGACGTCGATCGCGTGGAGTTTTTCCACGAGCACGGGCAGATGCGTGCGCGCCTGCGATTCAACCTGATCGGCCTGGTTGGCTCCGGCTCGCCGCTGCCGGCGTTCTATGGTGAGCAGGCCCTGGGCGACAGCGAAGACGGTAACCCGACCCGCAATTTCCTCGATCTGTTTCACCATCGCCTGCAACGGCTGATGCTGCCGATCTGGCGTAAGTACCGCTACCGCGCCAGTTTCGAAAGTGGCGCCCTCGACCCATTCTCGTCGCAGCTTTTTGCGTTGATCGGTCTGGGCGGCGAAGAGATCCGCAAGGCTCAGGAACTGAACTGGAAACGCCTGCTGCCGTATCTCGGTCTGCTCAGCTTGCGCGCGCACTCGGCGGCGCTGATCGAAGCGGTGCTGCGTTACTACTTCAAACACGCCGAACTGACCATCGAGCAGTGCATCGAGCGCCGCGTGGAGATTCTCGACGAGCAGCGCAATCGTTTGGGCCGCGCCAACAGCCTGCTCGGTGAAGACCTGGTGCTGGGCGAACACGTGCGCGATCGCAGCGGCAAGTTCCGCATCCACATCCGCGAGCTCGACTGGCAACGCTTCCACGAATTCCTGCCGATCGGTTTCGGCTACCAGCCGTTGTGCGCGCTGGTGCGCTTCACCCTGCGTGACCCGCTCGATTACGACATTCGCCTGGTGTTGCGCCAGGAAGAAATCCGCGAACTGCGCATCGGTGAGCAGAACGCCTGTCGCCTGGGATGGACCAGTTGGCTGGGCCGCGAAAAAGCGGACGGCGTGGTGACCCTGGGCAGCAAAATTCATTAA